Proteins encoded by one window of Engraulis encrasicolus isolate BLACKSEA-1 chromosome 21, IST_EnEncr_1.0, whole genome shotgun sequence:
- the LOC134438028 gene encoding E3 ubiquitin-protein ligase TRIM39-like, with product MKNIKQHAVDVTLDPDTANPHLILSADGKQVKIGAWKNLPDTPKRFSHAASVLGREGFSSGKFYYEVQVKGKTKWDIGVARESINRKGDITLRPTYGYWTIGLIDGTYKTQADTHVPLSLNGTLQTVGVFVDYDAGLVSFYDADCWDHIYSFTNVSFTENIYPFFSPDNNNDGRNSAPLIITPVLSPVLARSTS from the exons ATGAAAAACATTAAACAACATGCAG TGGATGTGACCCTGGATCCTGACACAGCAAACCCCCATCTCATCCTGTCTGCTGATGGGAAACAAGTGAAGATTGGCGCATGGAAGAATCTCCCAGATACTCCAAAGAGGTTTAGTCATGCTGCCAGTGTGTTGGGAAGAGAGGGCTTCTCCTCTGGCAAATTCTACTATGAGGTTCAGGTTAAGGGGAAGACTAAGTGGGATATAGGAGTGGCCAGGGAGTCCATTAACAGGAAGGGAGACATAACACTGAGGCCTACATATGGATACTGGACAATAGGGCTTATAGATGGGACCTACAAGACTCAAGCTGATACCCATGTTCCCCTCTCCCTGAATGGAACGCTTCAAACAGTGGGGGTGTTTGTGGACTATGACGCAGGTCTGGTCTCCTTTTATGATGCAGATTGCTGGGATCATATCTACTCATTTACCAATGTGTCCTTTACTGAGAACATCTATCCATTCTTCAGCCccgataataataatgatggtaGAAATTCAGCTCCTCTCATAATCACCCCAGTCTTGTCCCCAGTGCTTGCCCGATCAA CTTCGTGA